In Rutidosis leptorrhynchoides isolate AG116_Rl617_1_P2 chromosome 2, CSIRO_AGI_Rlap_v1, whole genome shotgun sequence, one genomic interval encodes:
- the LOC139893614 gene encoding serine/arginine-rich splicing factor RS2Z33-like, with protein sequence MPRYGTTTRLYVGNLASRTRSRDLEDIFSRYGRIRDVDMKRDYAFVEFKDPRDADDARYSLNGRDLDGSRIKVEFAKGVPRGSGGYAGGSREYLGRGPPPGAGRCFNCGLDGHWARDCKAGDWKNKCYRCGERGHIERHCQNSPKKLDVSRRGRSYSRTPSPPRRGRSRSRSYSRSRSYSRSRSPARRERSCEGRKRASPPPSKGRKRSPSPSSDRSPEAKDSPSPRAEVVKKSVSRSPVEDDGGSPVDEGLAEENGRSHSPTPIPSPHDNGSPIDDDGNQGSPRGSESE encoded by the exons ATGCCTCGTTACGGCACTACAACACGCCTCTATGTTGGTAACTTGGCTTCACGCACCAGATCACGTGACTTGGAGGACATTTTTAGCAGATACGGAAG AATACGTGATGTGGATATGAAGCGTGACTATGCGTTTGTG GAATTCAAGGACCCGAGAGATGCTGACGATGCTCGATACAGCTTAAATGGTCGTGACTTGGATGGAAGTCGAATTAAAGTTGAATTCGCCAAAGGG GTGCCACGTGGCAGTGGTGGTTATGCGGGCGGGTCGCGCGAATATCTTGGCAGAGGTCCTCCTCCTGGTGCGGGTCGCTGCTTTAATTGTGGACTTGATGGCCACTGGGCCCGAGATTGTAAAGCTGGTGACTGGAAGAACAAATGTTATCGTTGTGGTGAACGAGGCCATATAGAGAGACATTGTCAGAACAGCCCGAAGAAACT TGATGTGAGCAGGCGTGGGCGAAGTTACTCGAGGACTCCTTCTCCACCTCGACGTGGTAGAAGCCGCAGCCGTAGTTATAGCAGGAGCCGCAGCTACAG CCGATCCAGGTCTCCTGCAAGACGAGAGAGGAGCTGTGAAGGGAGGAAACGGGCTTCACCACCACCATCCAAAGGAAGGAAACGCAGCCCCTCGCCTTCTTCTGACAGAAGCCCAGAAGCCAAGGACAGCCCATCACCAAGAGCCGAGGTGGTAAAAAAGAGTGTGAGTAGGAGTCCTGTGGAAGATGATGGTGGCAGCCCAGTTGACGAGGGTCTTGCTGAAGAGAATGGGCGCAGTCATAGCCCAACCCCGATCCCAAGTCCACATGACAATGGGAGTCCTATCGATGATGATGGGAACCAGGGTTCACCAAGGGGTAGTGAATCTGAATGA
- the LOC139893615 gene encoding ABC transporter G family member 6-like, translated as MHRVVADNIVDNLGFYEQRGQVAPSPSLGELLKYVGDIRKDSIGDETPAHRVVEMSETSNENEPRALPFVLKFTNLTYSVKVKRKIPVPPLFGTANEQTFTRTKVLLNDISGEARDGELVAVLGASGSGKSTLIDALANRIAKGSLKGTVTLNGEQLESRLLKVISAYVMQDDLLFPMLTVEETLMFAAEFRLPRTFSKSKKKLRVQALIDQLGLRNAAKTVIGDEGHRGVSGGERRRVSIGIDIIHDPIILFLDEPTSGLDSTSAYMVVKVLQRIAQSGSIVMMSVHQPSYRLLGLLDRLLFLSRGQPVFNGSPWDLPLFFSDFGHPIPDKENRTEFALDLIRELEGSPGGTKRLVEFNKAWQNLKQSRNATAGNETPTHGLTLKEAISASISRGKLVSGAGANNGTNPTSMVPTFANPMWMEMAVLSKRSFTNSRRMPELFGIRLGAVAITGFILATVFWKLDNSPRGVQERLGFFAFAMSTTFYTCADALPVFLQERYIFMRETAYNAYRRSSYVLSHSLVAVPALIFLALTFASITFFAVGLSGGVSGFLFYFFVILASFWAGSSFVTFLSGVVPHVMLGYTIVVAILAYFLLFSGFFITRDRIPGYWIWFHYLSLVKYPYEAVLQNEFDDPIKCFIRGTQIFDNSPLSVVDDSVKAKLLQSMSRSLGVNISSTTCLTTGVDILKQQGITDLSKWGCLWVTVAWGFFFRVLFYFTLLLGSKNKRR; from the coding sequence ATGCATCGTGTAGTTGCTGATAATATCGTCGATAATTTAGGGTTTTACGAGCAACGTGGACAAGTAGCACCTTCTCCATCTCTTGGAGAGTTGTTGAAGTATGTTGGAGATATAAGGAAAGACTCGATCGGTGACGAGACGCCAGCTCATCGTGTAGTCGAGATGAGCGAAACGAGCAATGAAAACGAGCCTAGAGCGTTACCGTTTGTGTTGAAGTTTACTAATTTAACTTATAGTGTGAAAGTTAAAAGAAAGATCCCGGTTCCACCTTTGTTTGGTACTGCTAATGAGCAAACATTCACTAGGACTAAAGTTTTGTTGAACGATATATCCGGTGAAGCAAGAGATGGCGAATTGGTTGCGGTTTTAGGTGCGAGTGGTTCAGGAAAATCGACTTTGATCGATGCTTTAGCTAATCGAATCGCGAAAGGAAGTTTGAAAGGAACGGTTACTTTGAACGGGGAGCAATTGGAGTCTAGGTTACTTAAGGTGATTTCAGCTTATGTGATGCAAGATGATCTTTTGTTTCCTATGTTAACGGTGGAAGAAACGTTGATGTTTGCTGCTGAGTTTCGACTTCCGAGAACGTTTTCTAAGTCGAAAAAGAAGTTGCGAGTTCAAGCCTTGATTGATCAATTAGGGCTTCGAAACGCTGCTAAGACGGTTATTGGAGATGAAGGACATAGAGGTGTTTCGGGAGGTGAACGTAGACGTGTATCGATTGGAATCGATATTATTCACGATCCGATTATTTTGTTTCTTGACGAGCCCACTTCAGGGCTTGACTCAACGAGTGCATATATGGTGGTAAAAGTGTTGCAAAGGATTGCACAGAGCGGTAGTATCGTGATGATGTCAGTACATCAACCGAGCTACCGCCTGCTCGGTCTACTAGACCGTTTGTTGTTTCTGTCCCGTGGACAGCCAGTTTTTAACGGCTCTCCATGGGACCTACCATTATTCTTCTCTGATTTTGGTCATCCAATTCCAGATAAGGAGAATCGTACCGAGTTTGCTCTCGATTTAATAAGAGAACTCGAAGGTTCACCCGGTGGAACCAAACGCCTAGTCGAGTTCAACAAAGCTTGGCAAAACCTAAAGCAATCTCGCAACGCAACGGCTGGTAACGAAACCCCTACCCATGGGTTAACCCTAAAAGAAGCAATAAGCGCAAGCATTTCAAGGGGAAAATTAGTCTCAGGAGCCGGGGCTAACAACGGGACAAACCCGACCTCTATGGTCCCAACGTTTGCTAACCCGATGTGGATGGAAATGGCGGTTTTATCAAAACGATCATTCACCAATTCACGAAGAATGCCTGAGTTATTTGGTATTCGACTAGGCGCAGTTGCTATCACCGGGTTCATACTCGCTACCGTGTTTTGGAAGCTCGATAATTCGCCACGTGGGGTTCAAGAACGATTAGGCTTTTTCGCCTTTGCAATGTCCACAACGTTCTACACGTGCGCGGACGCCTTGCCCGTGTTCCTCCAAGAACGCTACATTTTCATGAGAGAAACTGCTTACAACGCTTACAGACGATCATCTTACGTGCTGTCCCACTCACTAGTTGCGGTCCCCGCACTCATTTTCCTCGCACTCACATTCGCATCCATCACTTTTTTCGCAGTCGGGCTCTCGGGCGGTGTTTCGGGCTTCCTCTTCTACTTCTTTGTCATTCTTGCATCGTTTTGGGCCGGTAGCTCGTTCGTTACATTCCTTTCGGGCGTGGTCCCACACGTTATGCTCGGTTACACTATCGTTGTAGCGATTCTCGCCTATTTTCTACTATTCAGTGGCTTCTTCATCACTCGGGACCGAATCCCGGGCTACTGGATATGGTTTCATTACTTGTCCCTAGTTAAGTACCCATACGAAGCTGTATTACAGAACGAATTCGACGATCCTATCAAATGCTTCATCCGTGGAACTCAAATATTCGATAACAGTCCTCTTTCGGTTGTGGATGATTCGGTTAAAGCGAAACTGTTGCAAAGCATGAGTAGATCATTGGGTGTCAATATAAGTAGTACTACATGTTTGACTACTGGTGTTGATATATTGAAGCAACAAGGGATCACTGATTTGAGCAAATGGGGTTGCTTGTGGGTCACTGTTGCTTGGGGGTTCTTCTTCAGGGTTCTGTTTTATTTCACTTTGTTGCTTGGAAGCAAAAATAAGAGGAGGTAA